In Zingiber officinale cultivar Zhangliang chromosome 8B, Zo_v1.1, whole genome shotgun sequence, a single genomic region encodes these proteins:
- the LOC122013837 gene encoding putative glucose-6-phosphate 1-epimerase, which translates to MAGPSLPLELCKGVNDLDKIVLREPRGCSAEVYLFGGQVTSWKNNRREELLFVSSKAVFKPPQAIRGGIPICFPQFSSSGNLERHGFARNKFWTVDTNPPPLPTSSAVKSYVDLILKPTPEDLKNWPHSYEFRLRIALVLGGDLLLTSRIRNTNPDGKPFSFTIAFHTYVSLSDISEVRVEGLETWDYLDNLKDGQRFTEQGDALTFESEIDRVYVGIPTKIAIIDHEKKRTLVMRKDGLPDAVVWNPWNRKAKSIPDFGDNDYKHTLCVGAANIEKPITLKPGEEWTGRLELSLVASSYCSGQLDPQKVLQGL; encoded by the exons ATGGCAGGGCCTTCACTGCCGTTGGAGCTCTGCAAGGGCGTCAATGACCTTGACAAGATCGTGCTCAGGGAACCTCGAGGCTGCTCCGCCGAG GTGTATTTGTTTGGAGGTCAGGTGACATCCTGGAAAAATAATCGTAGGGAGGAGTTGCTTTTTGTTAGTAGTAAG GCCGTCTTTAAGCCCCCACAAGCTATCCGTGGTGGCATCCCAATATGTTTCCCACAA TTTTCAAGCTCTGGAAATCTCGAACGACATGGATTTGCCAGGAATAAGTTTTGGACTGTCGATACTAATCCGCCACCTTTACCAACGAGTTCCGCCGTCAAGAGCTATGTCGACTTAATCCTAAAGCCAACCCCGGAAGATCTCAAGAACTGGCCTCACAG TTACGAGTTCCGCCTTCGAATTGCCTTGGTACTGGGAGGAGATCTCTTGTTGACATCTCGCATAAGAAACACCAATCCTGATGGAAAACCCTTTTCCTTTACTATTGCCTTCCACACTTACGTTTCCCTCTCGGATATCAG TGAAGTGCGGGTTGAAGGTCTGGAGACTTGGGATTACCTTGACAATTTGAAGGATGGACAGCGTTTCACTGAACAAGGAGATGCACTTACATTTGAGTCTGAG ATCGACAGAGTCTACGTGGGCATACCAACTAAGATCGCAATCATAGACCACGAGAAGAAAAGGACTCTAGTGATGCGCAAAGATGGGCTGCCTGACGCCG TGGTGTGGAACCCTTGGAACAGAAAGGCCAAGTCCATTCCAGACTTCGGGGATAATGACTACAAGCACACTCTCTGCGTGGGAGCTGCGAACATCGAGAAGCCGATCACTCTGAAGCCTGGCGAAGAATGGACCGGAAGGCTGGAGCTTTCTCTCGTGGCTTCCAGTTACTGCAGCGGCCAACTCGATCCCCAAAAGGTTCTCCAAGGATTATGA